A single genomic interval of Macadamia integrifolia cultivar HAES 741 chromosome 6, SCU_Mint_v3, whole genome shotgun sequence harbors:
- the LOC122082826 gene encoding mavicyanin-like: MEKLQSSLLFLAAMACVLMEQTNSMSHIVGGSFGWSIPKNSSFYQEWAKPRTFGVGDKLVFPYRTGVHNVLEVDEKEYKACTQENPIDMLYKGPTILELKKKGSYYFYCGVGTHCEAGQKLAVTVTIDGSGSSGAPFNPVFEPAPAPALNSTKSSANSIHNLGLVSGLVYLLVSMFI, encoded by the exons atggaaaaactccaaagctccctcctcttcttagcTGCAATGGCCTGTGTTCTAATGGAACAGACGAACTCGATGAGCCACATTGTGGGAGGAAGCTTCGGTTGGAGCATCCCCAAGAACAGCTCCTTCTACCAAGAATGGGCCAAACCAAGAACCTTCGGCGTGGGTGATAAATTGG TGTTCCCGTACAGGACGGGTGTGCACAATGTGCTAGAGGTTGATGAGAAGGAGTACAAGGCATGCACTCAAGAAAACCCCATTGATATGTTGTACAAGGGGCCAACTATTTTGGAGCTGAAGAAGAAAGGGTCCTATTATTTCTACTGTGGCGTTGGAACACATTGTGAGGCCGGCCAGAAGCTCGCCGTCACCGTCACCATCGACGGGTCAGGATCGTCGGGGGCTCCATTCAACCCTGTTTTTGAACCAGCTCCTGCACCTGCTTTAAACTCTACCAAGTCCTCTGCTAATTCTATTCACAACTTGGGCTTGGTTTCTGGTTTGGTTTATTTATTGGTTTCAATGTTCATCTGA
- the LOC122081893 gene encoding mitochondrial carrier protein MTM1-like encodes MVCSRQNLPSWIGAAASRVDFDTNVSSMSEAMFIEGRGASPPQPHHSNTLSNYNLSFGERAVSASGAAVLSAILVNPLDVAKTRLQAQAAGVPYSHTWHHVSGHMASLGPNEFFSDLRCSPNCTRGAMVGAESVCPPDCFQYKGTLDVFHKIIRQEGFTRLWRGTNAGLALAIPTVGIYLPCYDLFRNWIEEFTARNAPNLTPYVPLVAGSAARSLACVSCYPIELARTRMQAFKEITIDAKPPGVWKTLLGVLSPVRGSSNMFQNLQSYRALWTGVGAQLARDVPFSAICWSTLEPIRGTLLGLVGEEANAASVLGANFAAGFVAGSFAAAATCPLDVAKTRRQIEKDPKRALKMTTKQTLTEVWRNGGMKGLFTGIGPRVGRAGPSVGIVVSFYEVVKYFLHQRNATS; translated from the exons ATGGTATGTTCAAGGCAAAACCTTCCGTCATGGATTGGTGCAGCGGCGTCGAGAGTTGATTTCGACACTAATGTTTCTTCCATGTCGGAAGCGATGTTTATAGAGGGAAGAGGAGCTTCTCCTCCTCAACCACACCACTCTAACACCCTTTCCAATTATAATTTGAGTTTCGGAGAACGGGCCGTCTCTGCCTCAGGTGCTGCTGTTCTGTCTGCGATCCTAGTTAATCCCCTTGATGTAGCCAAG ACTAGGTTGCAAGCACAGGCTGCTGGAGTTCCTTATTCACATACATGGCACCATGTTAGTGGCCATATGGCATCTCTTGGACCAAATGAG TTTTTTTCGGATCTGAGATGTTCTCCAAATTGCACTCGTGGTGCAATGGTTGGTGCTGAATCGGTTTGTCCTCCAGATTGTTTTCAGTACAAAGGAACGTTGGACGTCTTCCACAAAATAATACGACAG GAGGGATTTACAAGACTGTGGAGAGGCACAAATGCAGGTTTAGCATTGGCAATACCAACT GTGGGTATATACTTACCTTGCTATGACCTATTCCGCAACTGGATTGAGGAATTTACGGCCCGGAATGCTCCAAACTTGACTCCATATGTCCCCTTAGTTGCTGGCTCAGCAGCGCGGTCATTAGCTTGTGTTTCTTGCTATCCTATTGAACTGGCGAGAACTCGAATGCAG GCATTTAAAGAGATTACAATTGATGCAAAGCCTCCAGGAGTATGGAAGACTCTGCTTGGGGTCCTCTCCCCTGTTAGGGGGTCAAGTAATATGTTCCAAAACT TGCAAAGTTACCGTGCCTTGTGGACTGGAGTTGGAGCACAACTTGCTCGTGATGTTCCTTTCTCTGCAATTTGCTGGTCAACATTAGAGCCA aTTAGGGGAACTCTTCTTGGTCTGGTGGGTGAAGAAGCCAATGCAGCAAGTGTCCTTGGTGCAAATTTCGCTGCGGGTTTTGTTGCTGGTAgctttgctgctgctgctacatgTCCACTAGATGTTGCAAAAACCCGAAGGCAAATAGAG AAGGATCCAAAGAGGGCATTAAAGATGACAACCAAGCAAACGCTAACGGAGGTCTGGAG GAATGGAGGGATGAAAGGGCTATTTACAGGTATTGGTCCACGAGTTGGTCGTGCTGGTCCGTCAGTAGGAATTGTTGTTTCCTTCTATGAAGTTGTGAAATATTTCCTACACCAGAGAAATGCAACCTCATGA